One part of the Sphingobacterium sp. LZ7M1 genome encodes these proteins:
- a CDS encoding M1 family metallopeptidase codes for MIRTKSIFLGMLLCAASYSAEAQLMKAKELYSKADSLRGELTALRTCYDIQYYHLDVKVDIDNKFISGSNLFKFEAVERFNKLQFDLFDNLSVDKVEYKGKSLPFTREYNAVFVDFPEYIEKGKVDSFTVHYSGNPIQATRAPWDGGFDWKKDSNGKPWVATACQGLGASVWWPNKDHQSDEVKSMLISVAVPNGVMNVSNGRLVKTEKLKNGYTKYHWKVENPINNYNVALNIGDYTHFKETYAGEKGPLSVDYYVLKENAGKIDHLKKNANETLKAFEHWFGPYPFYEDGYKLVETAHLGMEHQSAVAYGNKYQNGYLGRDGSRTGWGLKWDFIVVHESGHEWFGNNITSNDLADMWIHESFTNYSEALFIDFFYGKEASQAYVNGNRRGIQNDSPIQGPYNVNKEGSGDMYNKGGVLHNMIRTMIDDDDKWRNILRGLNKKFYHQTVDYGDIVNYMSKESGINLDKTFEQFVQTKSIPTLEVIENSPGVFMIRWISEVKDFQMPVHIFDKDGKRLRIDPTDKFKVMRLDGLTKENFKVDTYNYYIGTTIQ; via the coding sequence ATGATAAGAACAAAATCAATTTTCCTCGGCATGTTATTATGTGCTGCAAGCTATTCAGCAGAAGCACAATTGATGAAGGCCAAAGAATTATATAGCAAAGCCGATTCATTACGTGGAGAATTGACTGCATTGCGCACCTGCTATGATATCCAATACTACCATTTGGACGTTAAAGTGGATATCGACAATAAGTTTATTTCAGGGAGTAACCTATTTAAGTTTGAAGCTGTTGAACGTTTCAACAAATTACAGTTTGACCTATTTGATAACCTTTCCGTAGACAAGGTAGAATACAAAGGCAAGAGTCTTCCCTTTACAAGGGAATACAATGCCGTCTTTGTTGATTTCCCAGAATATATAGAAAAAGGAAAGGTCGATTCTTTTACGGTTCATTATTCTGGAAATCCTATTCAGGCGACTAGAGCTCCTTGGGACGGCGGCTTTGACTGGAAAAAGGACAGTAATGGAAAACCATGGGTTGCTACGGCTTGTCAAGGCTTGGGTGCCAGCGTTTGGTGGCCAAATAAAGACCATCAATCGGATGAGGTAAAGAGCATGTTGATATCGGTGGCTGTACCAAATGGGGTCATGAATGTATCTAATGGAAGATTGGTCAAGACAGAAAAACTGAAAAATGGATATACCAAATATCATTGGAAAGTAGAGAACCCGATCAACAATTACAATGTGGCCCTTAATATTGGGGATTATACGCATTTCAAAGAAACCTATGCTGGAGAAAAAGGTCCACTATCTGTTGATTACTATGTCTTAAAAGAAAACGCAGGCAAGATCGATCACTTAAAAAAGAATGCGAATGAGACACTAAAGGCTTTCGAGCATTGGTTTGGACCTTACCCTTTTTATGAGGATGGGTACAAGCTTGTGGAAACGGCGCATTTAGGCATGGAGCATCAGAGTGCAGTTGCCTATGGCAATAAATACCAAAACGGATATTTAGGTAGAGACGGATCGAGAACCGGTTGGGGCTTGAAATGGGACTTTATTGTGGTCCATGAATCGGGGCATGAGTGGTTTGGCAACAATATTACTTCGAATGACCTTGCTGATATGTGGATCCATGAAAGTTTCACCAATTATTCAGAAGCCCTATTCATTGATTTCTTTTATGGAAAGGAAGCCAGCCAAGCCTATGTTAATGGCAACCGTCGCGGGATCCAAAACGATAGTCCTATCCAAGGACCATACAACGTAAATAAAGAAGGTTCAGGGGATATGTACAACAAGGGTGGTGTTTTGCACAACATGATACGGACCATGATTGATGATGATGACAAATGGCGTAATATCCTACGCGGATTAAACAAGAAATTTTACCATCAGACGGTTGATTATGGCGATATCGTAAATTATATGAGCAAAGAGTCTGGCATCAACCTCGATAAAACCTTTGAACAGTTTGTACAGACGAAAAGCATCCCGACTTTAGAGGTCATAGAGAATAGTCCAGGTGTCTTTATGATCCGTTGGATATCAGAAGTAAAAGATTTTCAAATGCCGGTCCATATCTTTGATAAGGACGGAAAAAGATTGAGAATAGACCCAACAGACAAATTTAAGGTGATGAGGTTGGATGGATTAACGAAGGAGAACTTTAAGGTGGATACTTATAATTATTATATTGGTACTACAATACAATAA
- the mreC gene encoding rod shape-determining protein MreC: MKNLWLFLVRYNAFFWFILFFVASLLLVVQNNRYQRSAFINSSNVVVGSFYDKLNSWKSYLALEETNKNLALENSELRKQLQHYLLTDTLDSVQINDSIDMNRYQFTMAEVVNNSVHQKSNFITINKGSLAGIQKGLGVITSNGVVGIVLNVSAHFSTIQSLLHPDTRVSVTMDTTNVFGSLVWGNTTDPQFAIVKDIPNHLKVQKGQKIYTSGFSLFPKGIEIGSVEETGISSGGSFLDIKIKLRTNFSNLNHVYVVKDLLENEKNELEAVTEDNDG, encoded by the coding sequence ATGAAGAACCTTTGGCTTTTCTTGGTTAGATATAATGCCTTTTTTTGGTTTATTCTCTTTTTTGTTGCTTCTCTCCTATTGGTTGTCCAAAACAACAGGTACCAACGCTCAGCCTTTATCAATTCTTCCAATGTAGTCGTAGGATCATTTTACGATAAGTTGAATTCTTGGAAAAGCTATTTGGCGCTTGAAGAAACCAATAAAAACCTGGCGCTGGAAAATTCAGAGCTCAGGAAACAACTTCAACATTATCTTTTGACCGACACCTTGGATTCTGTACAGATCAATGATTCCATCGATATGAACAGGTACCAGTTCACGATGGCAGAGGTCGTTAACAACAGTGTACACCAGAAAAGTAATTTCATTACGATCAATAAAGGCTCATTGGCAGGCATTCAGAAAGGATTAGGTGTCATCACTTCCAATGGTGTTGTCGGTATTGTCCTGAATGTATCAGCACATTTTAGTACCATTCAATCTTTATTGCATCCAGATACCCGGGTTTCAGTGACCATGGATACCACAAATGTCTTTGGATCTTTGGTCTGGGGAAATACAACCGACCCGCAGTTTGCCATAGTCAAGGATATCCCAAACCATCTTAAAGTCCAAAAAGGACAAAAGATCTACACGTCAGGGTTTTCCCTGTTTCCGAAAGGTATTGAAATTGGATCGGTGGAGGAAACTGGTATAAGTTCAGGAGGCTCCTTCCTGGACATCAAGATTAAATTGAGGACGAATTTCAGCAATCTAAACCATGTGTATGTGGTGAAGGATCTGCTGGAGAATGAAAAAAATGAATTGGAAGCCGTAACGGAGGATAATGATGGGTAA
- the mreD gene encoding rod shape-determining protein MreD yields MMGKVIIFNIIRFIVLIAMQVVLFKNIGYYNLATPFPYILIIFLLPIGTPNFVLYVLAFLTGLTVDAFYDSIGVHAAACVALTWYRIFFHRITLDVDVQDSFETPSLGNMGAKWFLSYISIGTLIHHFVLLHVEYFSFSNYLSTLLSILLSSIFTILLIILISILIYKRKSRLLSN; encoded by the coding sequence ATGATGGGTAAGGTGATAATTTTCAATATTATTCGATTTATTGTATTGATCGCGATGCAAGTTGTATTGTTCAAGAATATTGGATATTATAACTTAGCGACTCCTTTTCCGTATATCCTGATCATCTTTTTGTTACCCATCGGTACACCAAACTTTGTATTGTATGTATTGGCCTTCCTAACAGGACTAACCGTAGATGCCTTTTATGATTCGATAGGTGTGCATGCTGCAGCCTGCGTAGCCCTGACCTGGTATAGGATATTTTTCCATAGAATTACCTTGGACGTTGATGTTCAGGATTCCTTTGAAACTCCTTCATTAGGCAATATGGGCGCCAAATGGTTCCTTTCCTATATTTCTATCGGAACGTTGATCCACCATTTCGTTCTTCTGCATGTAGAATATTTTAGTTTCTCAAACTATTTAAGCACGCTACTGAGCATATTACTAAGCAGTATTTTTACTATCTTGTTAATCATATTGATTAGTATACTTATTTACAAAAGAAAATCTCGCTTATTAAGTAATTAA
- the mrdA gene encoding penicillin-binding protein 2 — MNNSYFNRKFVIQGIFIAIALVIVARLFYIQVIDDKYLLSANNNVMRKKIIYPARGVILDRNGKVLVQNEPVYDIMVTPREVKDLDTLLLCDLLGIDTVDFNVRMRKAKAHSPYRASQFMKQVSSTVYAKFQEHLYKFRGFYPLNRTVRSYPDSIAAQFLGYIQEVNERDIEKSNGFYRPGDYIGASGVERAYEELLRGKRGVENQMVDALNRPQGSFMDGKYDTLAVTGDGLVSSLDKDLQILAEKLMKNKLGSVVAIEPSTGEILSFVSSPSYNPNMMVGRELGNNYMKLLNDETKPMFIRPIQASYPPGSVFKVVSALTAQQAGVINDQTVFYCPGGYRYGGGRAIMRCTHVDGATGLVKSIKMSCNTYYGYVYAKMIDSRGMSGPKAYDLWKEALGKFGLGHKLGIDLPGEKPGLVPTSDFYTKRYGSGNWRSSFNISLSIGQGELGITPLQMANIMAIVANRGFYYRPHLIKGIGEKQIVKEEFTEKISAGVDARHYEPVIEGMSQAVNQGGTGAASRIAGIEMCGKTGTVQNPHGENHAVFFAFAPRDNPKIAIAVFVENAGYGGTWAAPIASMMVEKYLKDTISLPKYIQDRIYNGNLMPKPKVKKEESIKKDSTKNNNKPQTVRTAAVDPKKKTESAVLVHHSQVRRNHE; from the coding sequence ATGAACAATAGTTATTTCAACCGTAAATTCGTTATCCAAGGAATCTTCATTGCTATTGCACTCGTTATTGTAGCAAGACTCTTCTATATACAGGTCATCGACGACAAATACCTTCTTTCAGCCAACAACAACGTCATGCGGAAAAAGATCATCTATCCCGCACGAGGTGTTATTTTAGACCGGAATGGTAAAGTCTTGGTCCAGAATGAACCTGTTTATGATATCATGGTTACCCCTAGGGAAGTCAAGGATCTGGACACCCTGTTGCTATGTGACCTATTAGGGATCGACACGGTTGATTTCAATGTACGGATGAGAAAGGCGAAAGCACATTCACCCTATCGGGCATCACAATTTATGAAGCAGGTTTCATCGACTGTCTATGCCAAATTTCAGGAACACCTGTATAAGTTCAGGGGTTTCTACCCTCTGAACCGTACCGTTCGTAGTTATCCTGATAGTATTGCCGCGCAGTTTTTGGGTTATATCCAGGAGGTGAATGAAAGAGATATTGAAAAATCGAATGGCTTTTATCGCCCTGGAGATTATATTGGAGCATCTGGAGTAGAACGTGCCTATGAAGAACTTTTGAGGGGTAAACGTGGGGTGGAAAACCAAATGGTTGATGCCCTGAACAGACCTCAGGGTAGTTTTATGGATGGTAAATATGACACCCTTGCTGTTACAGGGGATGGACTTGTTTCTTCCTTGGACAAAGACCTTCAGATATTGGCTGAAAAGCTGATGAAAAACAAACTAGGTTCTGTGGTTGCCATCGAGCCTTCCACGGGTGAAATCTTGAGTTTTGTAAGTAGTCCATCTTACAATCCAAATATGATGGTTGGACGTGAATTAGGAAACAATTACATGAAATTGTTGAATGATGAAACCAAACCTATGTTTATCCGTCCCATTCAAGCTTCTTATCCTCCGGGTTCCGTTTTTAAGGTTGTCTCCGCATTAACAGCCCAGCAAGCTGGTGTGATCAATGATCAGACTGTGTTTTATTGTCCAGGTGGATATCGCTATGGTGGTGGACGTGCGATAATGCGCTGTACTCACGTTGATGGAGCAACCGGACTGGTAAAATCCATCAAGATGTCCTGTAATACCTATTATGGGTATGTATATGCCAAAATGATCGACAGCAGAGGTATGAGCGGTCCGAAAGCCTATGACCTCTGGAAGGAAGCATTGGGAAAATTTGGTCTCGGCCATAAATTGGGGATAGACCTTCCAGGCGAAAAACCGGGACTTGTACCTACATCAGACTTTTATACCAAAAGATATGGGAGCGGAAATTGGAGATCTAGTTTTAATATCTCCTTATCTATCGGTCAAGGTGAACTAGGGATCACCCCATTGCAAATGGCCAACATCATGGCCATTGTGGCAAATCGAGGATTCTATTACCGCCCCCACCTCATTAAGGGAATTGGCGAAAAGCAGATCGTGAAGGAAGAATTTACAGAGAAGATCTCTGCTGGTGTTGATGCCAGACACTATGAGCCTGTCATTGAGGGAATGAGCCAAGCAGTGAACCAGGGTGGTACCGGCGCGGCCTCAAGAATAGCTGGAATTGAGATGTGCGGAAAAACGGGTACCGTTCAGAACCCACATGGTGAAAACCACGCCGTATTCTTTGCTTTTGCACCAAGGGATAATCCTAAAATCGCCATTGCGGTTTTCGTAGAGAATGCTGGTTATGGAGGTACATGGGCGGCTCCGATCGCGAGTATGATGGTTGAAAAATACCTGAAGGATACCATCTCCTTGCCTAAATATATTCAGGACAGGATCTATAATGGTAACTTAATGCCGAAGCCAAAAGTGAAGAAAGAGGAAAGCATCAAAAAGGACAGTACTAAGAATAACAATAAACCACAAACGGTACGTACCGCAGCAGTAGACCCAAAGAAAAAAACGGAATCTGCGGTATTAGTGCACCATAGCCAAGTGAGGAGAAACCATGAATAA
- a CDS encoding rod shape-determining protein: protein MGLFNWFTQEVAIDLGTANTLIIHNDKVVVDEPSIVAFDRTTNKVIAIGRQAMQMEGKTHDNIKTVRPLRDGVIADFTAAEHLIRGMVKLINKGKSWFFPSLRMVVCIPSGITEVEKRAVRDSAEIAGAKEVYLIHEPMAAAVGIGIDVEEPVGNMIIDIGGGTTEIAVIALSGIVCDQSIRVAGDNFDSDIVQYIRRQHNIMIGDRTAEKIKIEVGAALPELTDPPEDFAVQGRDLMTGIPKQITVSYTEIAHCLDKSISKIEEAILKALEITPPELSADIYQTGIYLTGGGALLRGLDKRIQAKTKLPVHVAEDPLRAVVRGTGIALKNIGRFKFLMQ, encoded by the coding sequence ATGGGGCTTTTTAATTGGTTTACGCAAGAAGTTGCAATAGACTTGGGAACAGCTAACACCCTAATCATTCACAATGATAAAGTAGTAGTAGATGAACCCTCAATTGTAGCATTTGACCGCACAACAAATAAGGTGATCGCAATCGGTCGTCAGGCAATGCAAATGGAGGGTAAAACTCACGACAATATAAAAACGGTAAGACCATTGCGTGATGGTGTGATAGCAGATTTCACAGCTGCTGAGCATTTAATCCGCGGTATGGTTAAGCTTATCAACAAAGGTAAGAGCTGGTTTTTCCCATCCTTACGTATGGTGGTATGTATTCCCTCGGGCATAACAGAGGTCGAGAAACGTGCTGTTCGTGATTCGGCAGAGATTGCTGGAGCGAAAGAGGTTTACTTGATCCATGAACCTATGGCAGCTGCTGTGGGTATCGGTATCGATGTGGAAGAACCTGTAGGAAACATGATCATCGATATCGGTGGTGGTACCACTGAAATTGCCGTGATTGCCCTTTCAGGAATTGTTTGTGACCAATCTATCCGTGTTGCGGGAGATAACTTCGATTCAGACATTGTTCAATATATTCGTCGTCAGCATAATATTATGATTGGAGACCGTACAGCGGAGAAAATCAAGATTGAAGTTGGCGCAGCATTACCAGAATTAACAGATCCACCTGAGGATTTCGCGGTTCAAGGTCGTGACCTAATGACTGGTATCCCTAAACAGATCACTGTATCCTATACGGAAATTGCGCACTGTTTAGACAAGTCAATTTCTAAAATTGAGGAAGCTATCTTAAAAGCATTGGAGATCACTCCTCCAGAACTATCTGCTGATATCTATCAAACAGGTATCTATCTGACAGGCGGTGGCGCCTTACTTCGTGGATTGGACAAACGTATTCAAGCGAAAACAAAACTTCCTGTTCACGTTGCGGAAGACCCACTTCGTGCAGTAGTTAGAGGAACTGGGATTGCACTTAAAAACATTGGACGTTTTAAGTTCTTAATGCAATAA